The following are from one region of the Myxococcales bacterium genome:
- a CDS encoding nucleoside monophosphate kinase encodes MHRAILLFGYPGSGKGTQGKILNALPGFHHVAMGEIFRGLKPGNPLYDEVWSYLKAGNLVPDQLVMDLFAQHIEQRKIPQADLLVIDGIPRNRTQVNLLNQLAAVIKIFKLSVYNEDLVVRRMKKRAMTENRPDDASDDVIAHRLEVYRTETESCIKAYPGTILTRIQADQPVFDVHLDIMNALGKMRDIRFP; translated from the coding sequence ATGCACAGAGCCATTCTGCTTTTCGGTTACCCCGGCAGTGGCAAGGGAACTCAGGGCAAAATCCTCAACGCGCTGCCTGGTTTTCATCATGTCGCCATGGGCGAGATCTTTCGCGGGCTCAAACCCGGAAACCCGCTTTATGACGAGGTCTGGTCCTACCTGAAAGCAGGCAACTTGGTGCCCGATCAACTCGTGATGGACTTGTTCGCTCAGCACATCGAACAACGCAAAATCCCCCAGGCGGATCTGCTCGTGATCGACGGCATTCCGCGCAACCGCACGCAGGTGAACCTGCTCAATCAGCTCGCAGCCGTCATCAAGATCTTCAAGCTCTCCGTTTACAACGAAGATCTCGTGGTCCGGCGCATGAAGAAGAGGGCCATGACCGAGAACCGCCCCGACGACGCCTCGGACGACGTGATCGCTCACCGGCTCGAGGTGTATCGAACCGAGACGGAAAGCTGCATCAAGGCCTACCCGGGAACGATCCTCACCCGCATTCAAGCCGATCAGCCGGTGTTCGACGTTCACCTCGACATCATGAATGCCCTCGGCAAAATGCGAGACATTCGCTTCCCCTGA
- a CDS encoding cyanoglobin, whose protein sequence is MALSPETPPYALMGGETAVQTLVARFYEHMALHEPALARLHACEPDGRVTAEAQERFCLFLIGWLGGPQTYMQVHGHPRLRMRHAHVPVDSAMRDAWLRSMNAAIAEGAFDPEVVAHLQRAFAQVADFLRNRPDGTP, encoded by the coding sequence ATGGCGCTGTCCCCCGAGACACCTCCTTACGCGCTGATGGGCGGGGAAACCGCCGTCCAGACCCTGGTGGCGCGGTTTTACGAGCACATGGCGCTTCACGAGCCGGCGCTCGCCCGGCTGCACGCATGCGAGCCCGATGGGCGGGTGACCGCCGAGGCACAAGAGCGCTTCTGTCTGTTTTTGATCGGCTGGCTTGGCGGCCCCCAGACCTATATGCAGGTCCACGGACATCCGCGGCTGCGGATGCGCCACGCTCACGTACCCGTCGATTCGGCGATGCGTGATGCCTGGCTGCGTTCGATGAACGCCGCGATCGCGGAGGGCGCCTTCGATCCCGAGGTGGTGGCCCACCTGCAACGGGCGTTTGCCCAGGTGGCGGACTTTCTCCGCAACCGGCCTGACGGCACGCCGTGA
- the aroA gene encoding 3-phosphoshikimate 1-carboxyvinyltransferase, whose translation MSGALPISPLAPGRRWTWPVPGSKSITNRAFVLAALAEGTTRLSGVLESDDTRYMRLGLEAMGVRVRDDGPIVQIDGGWTRLRAPREPLFVGNSGTTVRFLAALAALVPGQTTLVGDEHMAKRPIADLVDGLRQLGVSVTCASGCPPLTITGGLYGGSHVRMRGDRSSQYFTALLLMGGLCGRPLRIEIEGPLVSRPYVEMTIRMLEDFGAQIDTEANAFVVHPVEAYRPLTYAIEPDASAASYPFALAAAGRHDIVVELGTRSLQGDYGFVDVLAQMGAEVERTPLQTRVRAATRLRGVDVDMHHISDTVMTLAAIAPLAEGPTTIRNVANIRIKETDRLLATVTELRRLGQDVEMGSDWLRVNPRPLTPATIDCYSDHRMAMSFAVLGSVVPGVTIADPACVSKTYPRFWDHLADFGARAAV comes from the coding sequence ATGTCGGGGGCGCTGCCCATCAGCCCGCTTGCGCCAGGCCGCCGGTGGACATGGCCGGTTCCGGGCTCGAAGAGCATTACGAACCGGGCGTTCGTGCTGGCGGCTTTGGCCGAGGGCACCACGCGGCTTTCGGGTGTTCTCGAGAGCGACGACACCCGGTACATGCGGCTTGGCCTCGAGGCGATGGGCGTGCGCGTGCGTGACGACGGGCCCATCGTGCAGATCGACGGCGGCTGGACCCGGCTGCGTGCGCCGCGCGAACCCCTGTTCGTGGGCAACAGCGGCACGACCGTGAGGTTCCTGGCGGCCTTGGCGGCGCTCGTCCCCGGGCAAACCACGCTCGTGGGCGATGAGCACATGGCCAAGCGCCCCATCGCCGATCTCGTCGACGGGCTTCGCCAGCTGGGCGTTTCCGTGACGTGCGCCTCCGGGTGTCCGCCGCTCACGATCACGGGAGGCCTTTACGGGGGCAGTCACGTGCGGATGAGGGGCGACCGGTCCAGCCAATACTTCACAGCTCTCTTGCTCATGGGCGGCCTGTGTGGCCGGCCGCTGCGCATCGAGATCGAAGGTCCGCTCGTCAGCCGGCCTTACGTGGAGATGACCATCCGCATGCTCGAGGATTTCGGCGCCCAGATCGATACCGAAGCGAACGCCTTCGTGGTTCACCCGGTCGAGGCCTACCGGCCTTTGACCTACGCCATCGAGCCCGATGCCTCGGCCGCCAGTTATCCCTTTGCTTTGGCGGCGGCGGGACGCCACGACATCGTCGTGGAGCTCGGCACCCGATCCTTGCAGGGTGACTATGGGTTCGTGGACGTGCTCGCGCAGATGGGGGCCGAGGTGGAGCGCACCCCCCTGCAGACGCGGGTGCGGGCCGCCACGCGCCTACGGGGCGTGGACGTGGACATGCATCACATCTCCGACACGGTGATGACGCTGGCCGCGATCGCGCCGCTCGCCGAGGGGCCCACGACGATCCGCAACGTGGCGAACATCCGCATCAAAGAGACCGATCGTTTGCTGGCCACCGTCACCGAACTGCGCCGTCTGGGCCAGGACGTGGAGATGGGGTCCGACTGGCTTCGGGTGAACCCGCGGCCGCTGACGCCTGCCACGATCGATTGCTACAGCGATCACCGCATGGCCATGAGCTTCGCGGTTTTGGGTTCGGTGGTCCCCGGTGTCACGATCGCGGACCCGGCCTGCGTGTCCAAAACGTATCCGCGGTTCTGGGACCACCTGGCCGACTTCGGCGCGCGCGCGGCGGTGTGA
- a CDS encoding tetratricopeptide repeat protein, with product MLSLLIALVIGAVAFTTGLVFFDPWSGVFLGLAGLVIPLVLIGRKVLRRLEAKNKEAEAHISAQRFDKAIAVFESMRPLGLWFPRLAASMDGQIGVLKYAAQRDFEGARPYLEKAPAKLWMARGMLAAAHFKKHQYDLMEKAFEVAVAKNKEQGLLWAAYAFCELKRGEKAKALNVLQRGVAALPADARLKAHLASLEKGKKPKMSAYGAEWYSFHIETPAMAGQGQPKFMPPPDKIGGGKRMRVRRM from the coding sequence ATGCTCTCCCTTCTCATCGCGCTGGTCATTGGTGCGGTCGCGTTCACCACAGGGTTGGTGTTCTTCGACCCGTGGTCGGGGGTGTTTCTGGGCCTCGCCGGCCTGGTCATTCCCCTTGTTCTCATTGGCCGCAAGGTGCTCCGGCGCCTCGAAGCCAAGAACAAAGAGGCAGAGGCGCACATCTCGGCGCAGCGATTCGACAAGGCCATCGCCGTGTTCGAGAGCATGCGGCCGCTGGGTCTATGGTTTCCGCGTCTGGCGGCGTCGATGGACGGACAAATCGGTGTGCTCAAGTACGCGGCGCAACGGGACTTCGAAGGGGCTCGCCCCTACCTCGAAAAGGCCCCGGCGAAGCTGTGGATGGCCCGCGGCATGCTTGCTGCGGCGCACTTCAAGAAGCACCAGTACGATTTGATGGAGAAGGCCTTCGAGGTCGCCGTCGCCAAAAACAAAGAACAGGGCCTGCTCTGGGCCGCCTACGCGTTCTGCGAGCTGAAGCGGGGCGAAAAGGCCAAGGCGCTCAACGTGCTGCAGCGGGGTGTGGCTGCCCTGCCGGCGGACGCCCGCCTCAAGGCGCACCTGGCCTCCCTGGAGAAGGGCAAAAAGCCAAAGATGTCGGCTTACGGGGCCGAGTGGTACTCGTTCCACATCGAGACGCCCGCGATGGCGGGGCAGGGCCAACCCAAGTTCATGCCTCCTCCCGACAAGATCGGCGGCGGCAAGCGCATGCGCGTCCGGCGCATGTAG
- a CDS encoding cold shock domain-containing protein, producing MKTVGRVKWFSNVKGYGFIEVGGKPDIFVHYSEILADGFKSLKGGQEVELELHDAPRGPSAKAVRRIDKSN from the coding sequence ATGAAGACCGTTGGACGGGTTAAGTGGTTTAGCAATGTCAAGGGTTATGGGTTTATCGAGGTTGGCGGGAAGCCCGATATCTTCGTCCACTACTCGGAGATTCTGGCAGATGGCTTCAAGTCGCTGAAAGGCGGCCAAGAGGTCGAGCTCGAGCTCCACGATGCGCCGCGCGGACCTTCCGCAAAGGCCGTTCGCCGCATCGACAAATCGAACTAA
- a CDS encoding FAD-binding protein yields MKQRGTLAALPLPKGAKLHESVLQNMPAFSFDAGAVLQALRALLPPERLVTAPAGLYAYDCDGQTLDTALPLAVAIPETTDEVSRLVKVAAAFGVPFLARGAGTGLSGGAVAVGALVISTARLNRIEEIDLENRQAWVGPGVVNAHLSRAVAHSGLHYAPDPSSQNACTIGGNVAENSGGPHTLKYGVTTNHILGLEVVLPDGEIVNLGGTALDSPGYDLVSAFVGCEGTFGIATRVLVKLTPLPEGVKTVLAVFDTVEDACRAVTAILDRGVVPAAVEMIDKTTLQAVEAYTHAGLPLDAAAVLLVEVDGMVEELAASLDAVVAALEAAGARSLRHAKDEAERLTLWKARKQAFGALGRLAPNYYTHDGVIPRTRLPEVLAEIGQIAERHHVTIANVFHAGDGNLHPVVLYDEREPGAIDRVRAAGDEILRLVLAVGGSLSGEHGIGIEKLSYMCDVFSETDLAEMHRLRAVFDPMGLCNPGKALPHPGRCVELGPGSGQTRKPVGL; encoded by the coding sequence ATGAAACAACGGGGCACCCTGGCCGCGCTCCCTTTGCCCAAAGGGGCCAAGCTGCACGAATCCGTGCTGCAAAACATGCCCGCCTTCAGCTTCGACGCGGGCGCCGTGCTGCAAGCTCTGCGTGCGCTTTTGCCCCCCGAAAGGCTCGTCACGGCGCCCGCGGGTCTGTACGCCTACGACTGCGACGGGCAGACGCTCGACACCGCACTGCCCCTGGCCGTGGCCATCCCAGAAACGACCGACGAAGTCTCACGCCTGGTCAAGGTGGCCGCGGCTTTCGGGGTGCCCTTTTTGGCCCGAGGGGCGGGCACGGGCCTTTCGGGAGGCGCCGTGGCGGTGGGGGCGCTCGTCATCTCCACCGCCCGCCTCAACCGCATCGAGGAGATCGATCTCGAAAACCGCCAGGCCTGGGTGGGCCCCGGTGTCGTGAACGCTCATCTCTCGCGCGCCGTGGCCCACTCGGGTCTTCACTACGCGCCCGACCCTTCGAGCCAAAACGCGTGCACGATCGGCGGCAACGTCGCCGAGAACTCGGGGGGGCCCCACACGCTCAAATACGGCGTGACCACGAACCACATCCTCGGCTTGGAGGTGGTTTTACCGGACGGGGAGATCGTGAACCTCGGCGGCACCGCGCTCGACAGCCCGGGCTACGATCTGGTCTCGGCCTTCGTGGGCTGCGAGGGCACCTTTGGCATCGCCACGCGGGTGCTGGTGAAGCTCACGCCTTTGCCCGAAGGGGTGAAGACCGTGCTCGCCGTCTTCGACACGGTCGAGGACGCATGCCGGGCGGTTACCGCCATTCTCGACAGGGGCGTGGTGCCCGCAGCCGTCGAAATGATCGATAAAACCACGCTGCAGGCGGTGGAAGCCTATACCCACGCGGGCCTTCCGCTCGATGCCGCCGCCGTACTCCTCGTGGAGGTCGATGGGATGGTCGAGGAGCTCGCCGCGTCGCTCGACGCGGTGGTCGCAGCGCTCGAGGCAGCGGGGGCGCGAAGCCTTCGCCATGCAAAAGACGAAGCCGAACGACTCACCCTGTGGAAGGCCCGCAAGCAAGCGTTCGGCGCGCTCGGCCGCCTGGCTCCGAACTACTACACCCACGACGGCGTCATCCCGCGCACGCGGCTGCCCGAGGTGCTCGCCGAGATCGGCCAGATCGCGGAGCGGCACCACGTGACCATCGCCAACGTGTTCCATGCGGGCGACGGCAACTTGCACCCCGTGGTCCTCTACGACGAGCGAGAACCGGGCGCTATCGACCGGGTCAGGGCTGCAGGCGACGAGATCTTGCGGCTGGTCCTCGCGGTGGGGGGCAGCCTCTCCGGTGAACACGGCATCGGCATCGAAAAGCTGAGTTACATGTGCGACGTGTTCAGCGAGACCGATCTCGCGGAGATGCACCGGCTGCGCGCGGTCTTCGATCCGATGGGCCTGTGTAATCCCGGTAAGGCGCTGCCGCATCCAGGGCGCTGCGTGGAGCTCGGGCCCGGCTCCGGCCAGACGCGGAAGCCGGTGGGGCTGTGA
- a CDS encoding FAD-binding oxidoreductase gives MNGNAEIPRVAEPSSRQELCEQVQAAFRAERPLHVAGLGTKQALGAWPRADEGGNALRLTTSGLHRVVAYEPRDLVITVEAGIRWSSLQELLATHGQWLPFDPPYPGGTLGGTLATGVTGPRRQRYGTAKDHLLGLHVVSPRGDLTRSGGRVVKNVTGFDLHRPHVGAFGSLGILVEATFKVSVRPLLSQALLVPFASVAAGHHWLLDVAQSPLQPTALELLGGALAGECAQRFGLAWPRAAALALVGVEGSPPFVRRHLAELQARLPAGAEGLVVEDARREWEALAQLPATGGGVTVRLGTKPSALAACIPAALASHASVSVGLGLARLHWPRDAGVEAIGAWVARLDTMAAVHGGYACVASAPTDLDGRHALPFYPPRLATTPAHRLFSSLKHAWDPKHLLNPARAPI, from the coding sequence GTGAACGGGAACGCGGAGATCCCGCGCGTCGCCGAGCCAAGCTCGCGTCAGGAGCTGTGCGAGCAGGTGCAAGCCGCGTTTCGCGCCGAACGCCCCCTCCACGTTGCGGGGCTCGGCACCAAGCAGGCGCTCGGGGCCTGGCCGCGTGCGGACGAGGGTGGCAACGCTTTACGGCTCACCACGTCCGGTCTTCACCGCGTCGTGGCGTACGAGCCGCGCGATCTCGTGATCACCGTCGAAGCGGGGATCCGCTGGTCCTCGCTGCAAGAGCTTCTGGCCACCCACGGCCAGTGGCTGCCCTTCGACCCGCCCTACCCTGGAGGCACGCTCGGCGGCACGCTCGCCACCGGCGTCACGGGCCCGCGCCGGCAGCGATACGGCACGGCCAAGGATCACCTGCTTGGCCTCCATGTGGTGAGCCCGCGCGGCGACCTCACCCGATCGGGCGGACGCGTGGTCAAAAACGTCACGGGCTTCGATCTGCACCGGCCTCACGTGGGGGCCTTCGGCAGCTTGGGCATCCTCGTCGAAGCCACGTTCAAGGTGAGCGTGCGGCCTTTGCTTTCGCAGGCCCTGCTCGTGCCCTTCGCCAGCGTGGCGGCGGGACACCACTGGCTGCTCGACGTCGCCCAGAGCCCTCTGCAGCCCACCGCGCTCGAGCTCTTGGGCGGGGCCCTGGCAGGGGAATGTGCGCAGCGGTTCGGGCTCGCCTGGCCCAGGGCCGCCGCCCTCGCTCTGGTGGGCGTCGAGGGCAGCCCCCCCTTCGTGCGGCGGCACCTGGCCGAGTTGCAGGCGCGCCTCCCCGCGGGCGCCGAGGGCCTGGTCGTCGAGGACGCCCGCCGGGAATGGGAGGCGCTCGCGCAGCTTCCGGCAACAGGCGGGGGGGTCACCGTAAGGCTTGGCACCAAACCTTCGGCCCTCGCGGCCTGCATTCCCGCGGCCCTCGCCAGTCACGCTTCGGTGAGCGTAGGCCTCGGGCTCGCGCGGCTGCACTGGCCTCGCGACGCGGGTGTCGAAGCCATCGGCGCCTGGGTGGCCCGTCTCGACACGATGGCGGCCGTGCACGGGGGCTATGCTTGTGTCGCGTCGGCGCCCACGGACCTCGACGGTCGCCACGCCCTGCCTTTTTATCCCCCGCGCCTTGCGACGACACCGGCGCATCGGCTTTTTTCCTCACTCAAGCACGCATGGGATCCGAAACACCTACTCAACCCCGCAAGAGCGCCCATCTGA
- a CDS encoding 4Fe-4S dicluster domain-containing protein produces MGSETPTQPRKSAHLKLFASPEAPSFEQVSTCVHCGFCLEACPTYRELRVEMDSPRGRLYLVKGLLKGQIEPGDEVLRHLDQCLDCRACETACPSGVPYAEILERSRTVLEPLRQRPAAGRWLRRLFFERVLPSRRVQRVVLRTLWWAQSLGLLALGRRLARLGWLPGRRLQAAAANPPLLPPRAFRDTVAKAFDPRGGTYVFPAQGARRHKVALFTGCLADHMFASVNADTVEVLTRNGCEVHVVPEEACCGALHIHNGARTEAVALAKRNIEAFAPHGFDAVISNAAGCGAELRHTQGLLPNDAEAVAFDHKVRDICEFLVEIGFETPRGPSGGSVLSLAYDEPCHLVHAQKVSAAPKQVLAALPGYRPVPLENADTCCGSAGLYAVLQPQLAGSILDRKLAALVASGAQVVATGNPGCLLQIGGGVGKAGLAMRVAHPVSLLAEAYRAESGPSSSSPRDERPM; encoded by the coding sequence ATGGGATCCGAAACACCTACTCAACCCCGCAAGAGCGCCCATCTGAAGCTCTTCGCAAGCCCCGAGGCCCCCTCGTTCGAGCAGGTCTCGACCTGCGTGCATTGTGGCTTTTGCCTGGAGGCGTGCCCCACCTACCGGGAGCTGCGGGTGGAGATGGACTCTCCGCGGGGCCGCCTCTACCTCGTCAAGGGCTTGCTCAAGGGCCAGATCGAGCCGGGCGACGAGGTGCTGCGCCATCTCGACCAGTGCCTGGATTGCCGCGCTTGTGAGACAGCCTGCCCCTCGGGAGTGCCCTACGCCGAAATCTTGGAGCGCAGCCGCACCGTACTCGAGCCCCTACGGCAAAGGCCCGCCGCCGGGCGCTGGTTACGCCGCCTGTTCTTCGAGCGCGTGCTGCCCTCGCGGCGCGTGCAGCGTGTCGTGCTCCGCACCTTGTGGTGGGCGCAGTCGCTCGGGCTCCTGGCCCTCGGCCGGCGTCTGGCGCGGCTCGGCTGGCTGCCCGGGCGGCGTCTGCAGGCGGCGGCCGCAAACCCTCCCCTGCTGCCGCCCCGGGCGTTTCGCGACACGGTGGCCAAAGCCTTCGATCCCCGCGGCGGCACCTATGTCTTCCCTGCGCAGGGCGCGCGCAGGCACAAGGTGGCGTTGTTCACCGGGTGCCTCGCAGACCACATGTTCGCGAGCGTCAATGCCGACACGGTCGAGGTGCTGACCCGCAACGGCTGCGAGGTGCACGTGGTGCCCGAAGAGGCCTGCTGCGGGGCCTTGCACATCCATAACGGGGCACGCACGGAGGCGGTCGCTCTGGCCAAACGCAACATCGAGGCGTTTGCACCCCACGGCTTCGACGCCGTGATCTCCAACGCCGCCGGCTGCGGCGCAGAGTTGCGTCACACCCAGGGACTTTTGCCGAACGACGCCGAAGCCGTCGCCTTCGACCACAAGGTGCGAGACATCTGCGAGTTCCTGGTCGAGATCGGCTTCGAGACGCCCCGGGGGCCGAGCGGCGGAAGCGTTCTGTCCCTGGCGTACGATGAGCCTTGCCATCTCGTCCATGCGCAAAAGGTGAGCGCCGCCCCCAAACAGGTGTTGGCGGCGCTTCCAGGCTATCGGCCCGTGCCCCTGGAAAACGCTGACACCTGCTGCGGCAGCGCGGGGCTCTATGCGGTCTTGCAGCCACAGCTGGCAGGATCGATTTTGGACCGGAAACTTGCGGCCCTCGTGGCCAGCGGCGCCCAGGTGGTGGCCACCGGCAACCCCGGCTGCTTGCTCCAGATCGGAGGGGGGGTCGGCAAGGCGGGACTTGCCATGCGCGTGGCCCACCCTGTGAGCCTGCTGGCTGAGGCCTATCGCGCCGAGTCAGGTCCGTCCTCGTCAAGCCCCCGAGACGAGCGGCCGATGTAG
- a CDS encoding response regulator, with the protein MTSLPPLLQLAQPAPQTATEQAIVRAEQLKLLFGSLPTALWAAALNVIVLAVVSHGHVETAWLWGWTCTSLGIGAVRGLVSARYHRAAARAGPEGPRTSVWLRRFLLGNYAAGLAWGSAPIVLFPDDATHQIFLAFMLSGVAAGATATLGPVRAALVPFGAALTLPLSVRFLLSGSELGLAVGLVSLLFLTFVVTSGLKNHAAVSENLLLRIRLSRSEALMSETGRLLEVGGWELDIPSSRVRWSDEVFRIHELPPGRELSLEEALGFYSGEAQQEVKAAVSACINEGTPWDLQTEFVTAKGKRLWVRSLGHAEFRRGKPVRLVGSFQNVTRIKEVENELIASKNLAEAATKAKSQFLATMSHEIRTPMNGVLGLSKILLDTPLSPDQHRLVENIHASGETLLTVINEVLDFSRIEAGRLEIVEGAFDLGATLEGVLALLRPEAVRKGLDLRLAYPGPAPHTRLRGDASRIRQVLLNLVGNAVKFTNTGSVVVSAEVGVVGGTDSAQVRLAVADTGPGIPHLLHERLFEPFTQGDARWARQHGGSGLGLAITRQLVQLMGGSIHFVSEPGQGTTFTVDLPLALEEASEAPTPSARTPEAQEGRPTWQRAPRVLVVEDNEVNQLVAQRLLEKLDCIVHMTGNGFEALSEWHAHDFDLVFTDCQMPGMDGFELTQAIRTSGAKGAAVPIVALTANAFQEDQDRCLAAGMTDYLTKPVSATKLRSVLLARLPALVTPSAPAE; encoded by the coding sequence TTGACCTCGCTCCCGCCCCTTTTGCAGCTGGCTCAACCCGCCCCCCAAACGGCGACCGAACAGGCGATCGTCCGCGCCGAACAACTGAAGCTGTTGTTCGGAAGTCTACCCACGGCGTTGTGGGCCGCCGCCCTGAACGTCATCGTGCTGGCGGTCGTGAGCCACGGGCACGTCGAAACCGCTTGGCTCTGGGGCTGGACCTGCACGTCCCTCGGCATCGGCGCGGTCCGCGGCCTCGTCAGCGCGCGCTACCATCGCGCCGCCGCACGAGCGGGGCCGGAGGGACCACGGACCAGCGTCTGGTTACGCCGCTTTTTGCTCGGAAATTACGCGGCCGGGCTGGCCTGGGGCTCCGCGCCGATCGTGCTCTTTCCGGACGACGCCACTCACCAAATCTTCCTCGCCTTCATGCTCTCGGGTGTTGCGGCGGGGGCGACGGCCACCCTGGGACCCGTCCGCGCGGCGTTGGTACCTTTCGGCGCGGCCCTCACGCTCCCCCTTTCGGTTCGCTTCCTGCTGAGCGGGTCGGAGTTGGGATTGGCCGTGGGGCTGGTCTCTTTGCTGTTCCTCACGTTCGTCGTGACGAGCGGTCTCAAAAATCATGCTGCCGTATCGGAGAATCTGCTGCTGCGCATTCGCTTGTCTCGCTCCGAAGCCCTGATGAGCGAAACCGGGAGGCTGCTGGAGGTGGGCGGGTGGGAGCTCGACATCCCTTCGAGCCGGGTCCGCTGGTCGGATGAGGTTTTCCGCATTCACGAGCTTCCACCGGGCCGAGAGCTCTCGCTCGAAGAAGCGCTCGGCTTCTACTCGGGGGAAGCCCAGCAGGAGGTGAAGGCCGCGGTCTCGGCCTGCATCAACGAGGGCACACCCTGGGACCTCCAGACCGAGTTCGTGACCGCCAAGGGCAAACGCCTTTGGGTCCGCTCGCTCGGGCACGCCGAATTTCGCAGGGGCAAGCCCGTGCGCTTGGTCGGTTCGTTTCAGAACGTCACCCGCATCAAGGAAGTGGAAAACGAGCTCATCGCGTCGAAGAACCTGGCCGAGGCGGCCACGAAGGCCAAAAGCCAGTTCCTGGCCACGATGAGCCACGAGATCCGCACGCCCATGAACGGCGTGTTGGGTCTGTCGAAGATTCTGCTCGATACGCCCCTTTCGCCTGATCAACACCGGCTGGTGGAAAACATTCACGCATCGGGTGAGACCCTGCTGACGGTGATCAATGAAGTGCTCGATTTTTCGCGCATCGAGGCCGGACGCCTGGAGATCGTGGAAGGTGCCTTCGATCTCGGCGCGACCCTCGAGGGGGTGTTGGCACTGTTGCGCCCCGAGGCCGTGCGCAAGGGACTTGACCTCCGCTTGGCCTATCCAGGCCCTGCGCCGCACACGCGTTTGCGCGGAGATGCGAGCCGGATCCGGCAGGTCTTGCTGAACTTGGTGGGAAATGCCGTCAAGTTCACGAACACCGGGTCGGTGGTCGTGAGCGCGGAGGTGGGCGTCGTCGGAGGCACAGACAGCGCGCAGGTTCGCCTGGCGGTGGCCGACACGGGCCCCGGCATTCCGCACCTGCTCCACGAGCGCTTGTTCGAGCCCTTCACGCAAGGTGACGCGCGCTGGGCCCGCCAGCATGGGGGCAGTGGGCTGGGGCTCGCGATCACCAGGCAGCTCGTGCAGCTGATGGGTGGGTCCATCCATTTCGTGTCCGAGCCGGGACAAGGCACGACCTTCACGGTCGACCTGCCGCTCGCCCTCGAGGAAGCAAGTGAAGCGCCCACGCCGTCCGCACGGACGCCCGAGGCTCAGGAAGGCCGTCCGACGTGGCAAAGGGCACCCCGGGTGTTGGTGGTGGAAGACAACGAAGTAAACCAGCTCGTGGCGCAACGCCTGCTGGAGAAACTCGACTGCATCGTTCACATGACGGGCAACGGCTTCGAGGCGCTCTCCGAATGGCACGCCCACGACTTCGACTTGGTGTTCACGGACTGTCAGATGCCAGGCATGGATGGCTTCGAGCTCACGCAGGCGATACGGACATCCGGTGCCAAGGGCGCCGCGGTTCCCATCGTGGCCCTCACGGCCAACGCGTTTCAGGAAGACCAGGACCGCTGTTTGGCCGCGGGCATGACCGACTACCTGACCAAGCCCGTCTCCGCGACCAAGCTCCGCAGCGTCCTGCTCGCCCGCCTCCCGGCCCTCGTCACCCCGAGCGCCCCGGCCGAATGA
- the recA gene encoding recombinase RecA: MNIKEKLKSIAQALSSIEKQFGKGAIMALGEGTLPEVGVIPTGSVGLDQALGVGGLPRGRVVEIYGPESSGKTTVTLQTIAQAQQAGGVCAFIDAEHALDIGYAKKLGVKIEELLVSQPDCGEQALEIVDRLVATGAVDLVVVDSVAALVPKAEIEGEMGDAHMGLQARLMSQALRKLTAATARANATVIFINQLRQKIGVVFGNPETTTGGNALKFYSSVRLDIRKTGVLKDGETVVGSKARVKVVKNKVAPPFREAQFDILYGVGVDVAGEMLDLGAAAGLIDKAGAFYSWKGERLGQGRERAREHLLAHPELMAEVRKSVLASGTGAGLETEGRVGPVAVAGASGGRDAVALASA; this comes from the coding sequence ATGAACATCAAAGAGAAACTGAAGTCCATTGCGCAGGCCCTGTCGTCCATCGAGAAGCAGTTCGGAAAGGGCGCCATCATGGCGCTTGGGGAAGGAACCCTCCCCGAGGTGGGCGTGATCCCCACGGGCTCCGTGGGCCTCGACCAGGCCCTGGGGGTTGGCGGCTTGCCTCGCGGCCGCGTGGTCGAAATCTACGGCCCCGAATCTTCGGGGAAGACCACGGTGACCTTGCAGACGATCGCGCAGGCACAACAAGCGGGAGGGGTCTGCGCGTTCATCGACGCTGAACACGCGCTCGACATCGGCTACGCCAAGAAGCTGGGTGTGAAAATCGAGGAGCTCCTGGTTTCGCAGCCGGATTGTGGCGAACAGGCGCTCGAGATCGTGGATCGCCTGGTGGCCACGGGCGCGGTGGATCTGGTGGTCGTCGACAGCGTGGCAGCGCTCGTGCCCAAGGCCGAGATCGAGGGCGAGATGGGAGATGCGCACATGGGTCTGCAGGCCAGGCTGATGAGCCAAGCGCTGCGAAAGCTCACGGCCGCCACGGCGCGCGCGAACGCCACGGTCATCTTCATCAACCAGCTTCGCCAAAAAATCGGCGTGGTCTTCGGCAACCCCGAAACCACCACGGGAGGCAACGCGCTCAAGTTCTACAGCAGCGTGCGCCTCGACATTCGCAAGACGGGCGTCTTGAAGGATGGCGAGACCGTCGTGGGTTCGAAGGCGCGGGTCAAAGTGGTGAAGAACAAAGTGGCGCCTCCCTTTCGTGAGGCGCAGTTCGACATCCTCTACGGCGTGGGCGTGGACGTGGCGGGCGAGATGTTGGACCTGGGCGCTGCGGCCGGGCTCATCGACAAGGCGGGGGCGTTCTATTCCTGGAAAGGGGAGCGTCTCGGGCAAGGGCGGGAGCGGGCACGGGAACATCTCCTGGCCCATCCCGAGCTCATGGCGGAGGTCAGGAAATCCGTTTTGGCCTCTGGGACCGGCGCAGGTCTAGAGACCGAAGGGCGCGTGGGTCCGGTTGCCGTCGCGGGTGCCAGCGGCGGTCGCGACGCCGTGGCTTTGGCCTCGGCGTGA